From the Methanofastidiosum sp. genome, the window GAAGTGTTGTCGATAGTAAATAGATTAATAGATCAAGTAGTTATTCCTATATCTTTGCTTGCATCATTTTCTCTTTTTGTCGCAATAATTGTAATATCTAATACAATGTATCTCTCTATACTTGATAGAAAGAGAGAAATAGGCATAATGAAAGCAATCGGGGCAAGTAATCTTACGGTGTTAAAGAATCTTGCAGTTGAAAATCTGGCAATAGGTACAATAGGGGGAATCCTTTCTTTAGTAATTCTATACATGGCTTTCGTAGGATTATCTTTAATCTTACAGATTGGTAACATTCCTATTAGTTTTGCCATATTGATGGGCATATTCACCTTATCCCTCGTTGTTTCTGTCTTAGCGTCAATCATACCGGCGTACAACACTTCAAAAATAAGACCCTTATCTGTTCTAAGATATGAATAATAAATTGTCCAGTACCATCTGGACAAAACCAAGATAACCGAAAATCTTATAAATGGATTGATTAGATTAACTTCAGGTGAACTTAAGTGGCCGTTTCACGAAGCTGTCCAATGCGAATAGTTGTCAGAGATTTAGATGCGCCGTTTGACGATTCTCCAGTAGAATACATGAAATGTGTTTGTGAGTCTTTAGGAATTGTTACTGGCAGGGATGTAAACAAGACAGCAATTACAGTATTTAGGGCGATAATTGAAAAATCAGCCATCGATATGGCATTTCAAGTACAGATTTGGCGGAAGAACTCTCGATGTCTCGTGGAGCCGTTATCAATCAACTCAACAAGCTAATTGAATGTGGCCTTATAAGAAAAAGTGGAAGAAATTATACTCTCCGAGGTGGAAATCTAACTAGAACAATGATGGAGATTAGAGGGAATTTTGATAGACTCTTTGAACGACTAGAGAAAGCTGCAACCTATATGGACAATTGCTTTGGCTTCCCAAGGGAGAATAGAATCTATAAAAAATTATAGGTGTTGTAATGGCAGAAGAAAATGAAATACTTGAGAATAATGAAGACAAAATCACTGAACTAGAAAAAAAAATATCTCAACTTGAGGACCAGCTTTCCCAAAATGAATCAAAGTTAAAGGAAACTTTTGAAAGACTATTAAGAAGCGAAGCAGATTTTCAGAATCTTAAAAAAAGAACGGAAAAAGAAAAAGACGATACAAGAAAATATGCTCTACAGGATGTAATAATGGGAATTTTAAACGTGCTTGATCATATAGAAAGAGGAATAAAAGTCTATAAAGACTCAGAGAAAGATATTTTAGACAGGGGAGAAGTGCTGAAAGGAATGGAACTTATATACAAAGATCTAAGGGATGTACTCAGTACTCATGGACTATGTGAGATTGAATGTGTAGGCAAAGAATTTGACCCATACTACCACGAAGCTTTGGCCACAACTTGTTCAGAAGAGACTGAGGATAATACAGTAGTGGAAGAATTTCAAAAAGGATATATTTTAAATGATAGGGTCATAAGACCTTCAAGAGTTAAAGTAACAAAAAATGAATAATTAATATGGTATTATATAAAATGAGGTGAATTATAATGGGAAAAGTATTAGGAATTGATTTAGGAACAACAAATTCATGTATGGCCATAATAGATAAAGGTCAACCTCTTGTCATACCCAACGCAGAAGGTGGAAGAACTACTCCGTCCGTTGTGGGCGTTTCATCAAAAAGTGAATGGTTGGTAGGCAGAGTGGCAAAGAATCAGATTGTTTCAAATCCAGAAAACACTGCCTATTCAGTTAAAAGATTTATTGGCAGAAGGTATGATGAAGTTGACAGTGAAAAAAAGATTATCCAGTATACAATAAAATCAGGAAATAATCAGGAAGTAAGAATAGTTCTTGGTGGAAAGGATTATACTCCTGAAGAACTTTCTGCAAAAATCCTTAGTAAACTTAAAGATGATGCAGAAGCATATCTTGGAGAAAAAATCACTGAAGCCGTTATCACTGTTCCCGCTTACTTCAATGATTCTCAAAGAAAAGCAACAAAAGATGCCGGAGAAATAGCCGGACTTAAAGTCTTAAGAATTATCAATGAACCTACGGCAGCAACTCTTGCGTACGGCCTTGATAAACAGGAAGAGCAAACTGTCCTCGTTTATGACCTCGGAGGGGGTACCTTTGATGTTTCAATTCTTGAAATAGGCGAAGGAGTATTTGAGGTAAAATCTACAAATGGCGATACTCATTTGGGCGGTGACGATTGGGATCAGCGCGTAGTCGAATGGTTAGTTGAAGAATACAAAAAACAATATGGAAAAGATATAACTAAAGACAAAATGGCTATGCAAAGATTAAAAGAAGCTGCTGAAAAGGCAAAAATTGAATTGTCTGGATTAGCTGAAACCTCTATTAACTTACCATATTTAACTGCAGACGAAACTGGGCCAAAACACTTAGAAGTGTCTTTATCTAGATCTAAATTTGAAGCAATGACAAAGGATCTCATCGATAGAACAATGAAACCAATCCAACAAGCAATGACTGATGCCAAGGTAGAACCAGAAGACATTGATTCTATATTACTTGTAGGTGGATCAACAAGAATGCCCCAAGTATATAACTATGTAAAACAGTACTTTGCCAAAGAACCGAGAAGAGACATAAATCCTGATGAGTGTGTGGCAATTGGTGCAGGAATTCAAGGTGGGGTATTAAAAGGGGAAGTAAAGGATGTACTTCTTCTAGACGTCACGCCATTATCCCTAGGAATCGAAACTTTAGGAGGAGTATTCACTAAATTGATTGATAGAAATACAACTATACCTACAAAGAAAAGTGAAGTTTTCTCAACAGCTACAGATAATCAATCTTCAGTAGAAATACACGTACTTCAGGGAGAAAGACCAATAGCGGCAAACAACCATACTCTTGGTAAATTTACTCTAAGCGGTATACCACCTTCTCCGAGGGGTGTACCTCAAATAGAAGTTACATTTGATATTGATGCAAATGGAATTCTAAATGTCACAGCTAAGGACAAGGGAACCGGAAAAGAACAGAGCATTACAATACAAGCATCGGCCAATTTATCCAAGAATGAAATAGAAAATCTAAAAAAAGAAGCCGAAGCGAATGCACAAGAAGACACTAAAAAGAAAGAATTAGTAGAAGCAAGAAATCAGGCAGATACTGTGGTATATACAACTGAAAAGGCAATAAAAGATTTTGCAGATAAAATAGATTCATCAAAGAAATCCGAATTAGAAGCGTTAATCACTGAATTAAAGAATTCCATGAATGGTGATAATCCTCAGGAAATAAATGAAAAAACAGAGAAACTATCCAAAGCAATGTACGAAATAAGTGCTAAGATTTATCAACAGACACAAAGCTCTCAAGAACAGCCAAGCGAGGAACCAAAAACTGAAGGTCAAACTAATGCAGGCGATAACGTTTACGATGCTGATTTTGAAGTAACAGACGAAGATAAAAAAGATTAATTTATTTTTTCTATTATTTTGAGGTTTTAGGATGACTAAAAGAGACTACTACGAAATTCTAGAAATTAATAAAAATGCTAGTGACGATGAAATAAAAAAGTCATACAGAAGACTTGCTAAAAAATATCATCCTGATCTCAACAAAGGAGATAAAGCAGCTGAAGAAAAATTCAAAGAGATTTCTGAAGCATATGAAATCCTGATGGACAAAAATAAAAAAGCTAACTATGATAAATATGGCCATGCAGGGGTAAATAATCAGTTTGGGCGAGAAGGATTTGAATGGAGTAACTTTACTCATTTCTCCGATTTAGAAGACATCTTTGGAGGTGGCTTTGGAGGAGGAGGTTTTGGG encodes:
- the dnaK gene encoding molecular chaperone DnaK, with protein sequence MGKVLGIDLGTTNSCMAIIDKGQPLVIPNAEGGRTTPSVVGVSSKSEWLVGRVAKNQIVSNPENTAYSVKRFIGRRYDEVDSEKKIIQYTIKSGNNQEVRIVLGGKDYTPEELSAKILSKLKDDAEAYLGEKITEAVITVPAYFNDSQRKATKDAGEIAGLKVLRIINEPTAATLAYGLDKQEEQTVLVYDLGGGTFDVSILEIGEGVFEVKSTNGDTHLGGDDWDQRVVEWLVEEYKKQYGKDITKDKMAMQRLKEAAEKAKIELSGLAETSINLPYLTADETGPKHLEVSLSRSKFEAMTKDLIDRTMKPIQQAMTDAKVEPEDIDSILLVGGSTRMPQVYNYVKQYFAKEPRRDINPDECVAIGAGIQGGVLKGEVKDVLLLDVTPLSLGIETLGGVFTKLIDRNTTIPTKKSEVFSTATDNQSSVEIHVLQGERPIAANNHTLGKFTLSGIPPSPRGVPQIEVTFDIDANGILNVTAKDKGTGKEQSITIQASANLSKNEIENLKKEAEANAQEDTKKKELVEARNQADTVVYTTEKAIKDFADKIDSSKKSELEALITELKNSMNGDNPQEINEKTEKLSKAMYEISAKIYQQTQSSQEQPSEEPKTEGQTNAGDNVYDADFEVTDEDKKD
- the grpE gene encoding nucleotide exchange factor GrpE, encoding MAEENEILENNEDKITELEKKISQLEDQLSQNESKLKETFERLLRSEADFQNLKKRTEKEKDDTRKYALQDVIMGILNVLDHIERGIKVYKDSEKDILDRGEVLKGMELIYKDLRDVLSTHGLCEIECVGKEFDPYYHEALATTCSEETEDNTVVEEFQKGYILNDRVIRPSRVKVTKNE
- a CDS encoding ArsR family transcriptional regulator; translated protein: MAEELSMSRGAVINQLNKLIECGLIRKSGRNYTLRGGNLTRTMMEIRGNFDRLFERLEKAATYMDNCFGFPRENRIYKKL